The Candidatus Polarisedimenticolia bacterium region AAGGGCTCCAGATTGCGCGACGCACGGTCGCCAAGTACCGGGAGGAGCTGCGCATTCCGTCCTCGAACGAGCGCCGGCAGGGGTTTCGCTGAAGGAGCGAGCCATGAAGTTCCACTTCACGGGCAGGCAGATCGAGATCAGTCCGGCGCTCAAGAAATCAGCCGAGGAGCGCCTGGGAAAACTGGACCGGTTCCTGGATCATCTGATGGAGGCGCACGTCATCCTGGCGGTCGAGAAGCGGCGCCATCGGGCCGAGGTGGTGGTCCACGGGCGCCATGTCACGCTCTCGGCCGCCGGCGAGACGGCCGACATGTATTCCACCCTGACGCTGGTGGCGGAGAAGCTCGAGCGGCAGGCGAAGAAGCACCGCGACAAGGTCAAGGTGGAGAAGAAGCGGCAGGGGATGAAGGCCTCTCCCCGTCAGCCGGAAGCGGACGGCGATGGCGCCGCCGAGGAGCCCCAGGTGGTGCGCGTCGACGCCTCGCCCCTCAAGCCGATGTCCCTGGAGGAGGCCCTCCTGCAGGTCAAGGGAACCGACAAGGAGTTCCTGGTGTTCCGCAACGCCTCGTCG contains the following coding sequences:
- the raiA gene encoding ribosome-associated translation inhibitor RaiA; protein product: MKFHFTGRQIEISPALKKSAEERLGKLDRFLDHLMEAHVILAVEKRRHRAEVVVHGRHVTLSAAGETADMYSTLTLVAEKLERQAKKHRDKVKVEKKRQGMKASPRQPEADGDGAAEEPQVVRVDASPLKPMSLEEALLQVKGTDKEFLVFRNASSRRLSVLYRRRDGNFGLIEPEP